A window of the Gossypium hirsutum isolate 1008001.06 chromosome A05, Gossypium_hirsutum_v2.1, whole genome shotgun sequence genome harbors these coding sequences:
- the LOC107944310 gene encoding protein MLN51 homolog, which produces MATTGEEEVEYESDPEEVKRSLGMRRREAASDDEEGEREEVNNTEGKMDRKAAIRSDESDGQGGAADYDDDEEEESDLEGDEVVEEEVYDEEEEEIDEEEMEEARKGELQVNVEKTGEDVKDAPVVDESRNVDDGVDINNNHVGEENEEEKKENEPFAVPTAGAFYMHDDRFRDNVGGRHRRTHGGRKLWESKDDRKWGHDKFEEMTLQEKHYEDGRSSRGRYRARSKNTDPDSGYPRGSRTKALGKSNNQTHASKALRGRGPRRYEPSMRKSSQATPTLNKSTGKPLERTSQTNSIRAPQTNAGTASASARKHIVESSLSSASPPFYPSGSSSKDITLAQKKDVLAGNLSRKLHLSVTDENFSVSQSDSLQGKNVLDSLSMAKLYIDDSSTSTSVKPLTNMQMLPSGPSLGNTGQPSQSRVQGRGVAIPGPKAYHPAPHHNQLNRVSPPTQVNSVQGNPVHGRAISSVQAAAQQLGQHPGIGSQASSPPKTAVSVSSYESGEVESSETSKSKGALVSKGKSSAQGAGKGSFLYGGAQIMGATGSIAVNHGDQNFPAFLPVMQFGGQHPGSLGVPAVGMAFPGYVAQPQLGRGNSEMTWLPVLTGAAGALGATYCPPYIAVDGSYHACPSGQISSTGSSSKENTSNKPNNEWKPSQRTEHSDEFGQRQNNPNKQPRRYSEMSFSK; this is translated from the exons ATGGCTACGACGGGGGAGGAAGAGGTGGAGTACGAGAGTGATCCAGAGGAGGTGAAGCGTTCGCTGGGGATGCGGAGGAGAGAGGCGGCGAGTGACGATGAGGAAGGTGAAAGGGAAGAGGTTAATAACACTGAGGGGAAGATGGATCGGAAGGCTGCGATTCGGTCCGATGAATCCGATGGTCAGGGCGGTGCTGCAGATTATGATGATGACGAAGAAGAAGAATCAGACTTGGAAGGAGACGAAGTAGTAGAAGAAGAAGTATatgatgaagaggaggaagaAATTGATGAAGAGGAGATGGAGGAAGCAAGGAAAGGAGAGTTGCAAGTGAATGTGGAGAAAACTGGAGAAGATGTAAAAGACGCACCGGTGGTTGATGAGAGTAGGAATGTGGATGACGGAGTGGACATTAATAATAATCATGTAGGAgaggaaaatgaagaagaaaagaaggaaaatgagCCATTTGCTGTGCCGACTGCTGGGGCGTTTTATATGCACGATGATAGATTCCGAGACAATGTTGGCGGTCGTCATAG GCGAACACATGGTGGAAGAAAATTGTGGGAATCTAAAGATGATAGGAAATGGGGACATGACAAATTTGAGGAGATGACATTGCAAGAAAAGCATTATGAAGAC GGAAGATCTTCTAGAGGTAGATATCGAGCTCGGAGTAAAAATACGGATCCAGATAGTGGTTATCCTAGGGGAAGTAGGACCAAAGCATTGGGGAAAAGTAATAATCAGACCCATGCTTCTAAGGCATTAAGAGGGAGAGGACCTAGGAGGTATGAACCTAGTATGAGAAAGAGCAGTCAGGCAACTCCAACACTAAACAAATC TACCGGGAAGCCTCTTGAGAGAACTTCACAAACCAATTCAATTAGAGCTCCACAAACAAATGCAGGCACTGCATCAGCTTCTGCTAGGAAACATATTGTTGAATCGAGCTTGAGTTCTGCTTCTCCACCCTTTTATCCTTCAGGGTCTTCCAGCAAAGACATTACTTTAGCTCAGAAGAAGGACGTGCTAGCTGGAAACCTAAGCAGGAAGCTTCACCTTTCTGTTACGGATGAGAATTTTTCTGTGTCACAATCCGATTCATTACAAGGGAAGAATGTACTCGATTCTCTCAGCATGGCAAAGCTTTATATAGATGATTCCAGCACGTCAACTTCTGTGAAGCCTTTAACCAACATGCAGATGCTACCTTCAGGACCTTCATTGGGTAATACTGGTCAACCCTCTCAGTCCAGGGTACAGGGTAGAGGTGTAGCTATTCCAGGACCGAAGGCCTATCATCCTGCTCCACATCATAACCAATTAAACAGAGTTTCTCCACCAACGCAGGTGAATTCTGTTCAGGGAAATCCTGTTCATGGCAGGGCTATCTCTTCTGTACAAGCAGCTGCTCAGCAGTTGGGCCAGCATCCTGGTATTGGGTCTCAAGCTTCCTCTCCTCCAAAGACAGCTGTGTCAGTCAGTTCCTATGAATCTGGAGAGGTTGAATCGTCAGAAACAAGTAAATCCAAGGGTGCATTGGTGAGCAAGGGAAAAAGCAGTGCTCAAGGAGCTGGAAAGGGTTCTTTTCTATATGGTGGAGCTCAGATTATGGGAGCTACTGGGAGTATTGCTGTTAACCATGGTGATCAAAACTTTCCTGCCTTTTTGCCTG TTATGCAATTTGGGGGTCAGCACCCTGGTAGCCTTGGTGTTCCTGCTGTTGGCATGGCATTCCCTGGATATGTTGCCCAGCCGCAACTTGGAAGGGGAAATTCTGAAATGACATG GCTGCCAGTATTGACAGGTGCTGCTGGGGCTCTAGGGGCAACATATTGTCCACCTTATATTGCAGTTGATGGGTCTTATCATGCTTGTCCATCGGGACAGATATCTTCAACTGGATCCTCAAG TAAAGAAAATACTTCTAACAAGCCAAATAACGAATGGAAGCCTTCCCAGAGAACTG AGCATAGTGATGAATTTGGGCAACgacaaaataacccaaataaaCAGCCTCGCAG ATATTCAGAAATGAGCTTTAGCAAGTGA